In Deinococcus puniceus, one genomic interval encodes:
- the murC gene encoding UDP-N-acetylmuramate--L-alanine ligase: protein MGIGGIGMSAFARLLAARGLRVSGCDAQSSELTAQLTSEGILVAQHHDAAHITAQPYGRVDVLVASEAVPKDHPEVLAALAAGVRVQPRMSLLDELLSAGPSIGVIGTHGKTTTTSMIAIAMQGAGLDPAAFVGGIVPEFGSNARVGAGPFVAEVDESDRAFALLGCETAVFTNAEDDHVGGNIATYWNTVEEQHAGFARFVSQSRRVLACADWPGLEELTGGAPEQLTYGQAQGADYRAVNVRPDPDGTAFTVTWQGQELGEARVGLPGTHNVLNALAALAVTHLYGGNFEAAATALAAFRGPGRRWQHIGTARGEAGGALVVDDYAHNATKVAAAVQAARQTGRRVRVVFQPHRYLRTQQSWPRLADALMDADEVLLLDIAAASEDPIEGIHATLISGRMTDNGHGGVTYMPDRAEVVRYVRESAQPADIIVTMGAGDVWKLAREVVALDSAEVSA from the coding sequence ATGGGCATCGGCGGCATCGGCATGAGTGCTTTTGCCCGCTTGCTGGCAGCGCGTGGCCTGCGGGTCAGCGGCTGCGACGCCCAGAGTTCCGAGCTGACCGCCCAACTGACCTCTGAGGGAATCCTGGTGGCCCAGCACCACGACGCGGCACATATTACGGCCCAGCCCTATGGCCGGGTAGACGTGCTGGTGGCCTCTGAAGCCGTACCCAAAGACCACCCGGAAGTGCTGGCGGCGTTGGCGGCGGGCGTGCGGGTGCAGCCCCGCATGTCGCTGCTGGACGAATTGCTGTCGGCTGGCCCCAGCATCGGCGTGATCGGCACGCACGGCAAAACCACTACCACCTCCATGATCGCCATTGCCATGCAGGGCGCGGGCCTCGATCCGGCGGCGTTCGTGGGCGGCATCGTGCCCGAATTCGGCAGCAATGCGCGGGTGGGCGCTGGCCCCTTTGTGGCCGAAGTGGACGAATCTGACCGGGCCTTTGCCCTGCTGGGCTGCGAAACTGCCGTGTTCACCAACGCCGAGGATGACCATGTGGGCGGTAACATCGCCACGTACTGGAACACGGTAGAAGAACAGCACGCCGGATTCGCCCGCTTCGTGTCTCAGTCGCGGCGGGTGCTGGCCTGCGCCGATTGGCCGGGGCTGGAAGAACTGACGGGCGGCGCACCCGAACAGCTGACCTATGGACAGGCACAGGGGGCTGATTACCGCGCCGTGAATGTGCGCCCTGACCCGGACGGCACGGCCTTTACGGTGACTTGGCAGGGTCAGGAATTGGGCGAGGCGCGGGTGGGCCTGCCAGGAACGCACAACGTGCTGAACGCGCTGGCAGCCTTGGCCGTCACGCACCTGTACGGCGGGAATTTTGAGGCCGCAGCCACAGCGTTGGCCGCTTTCCGGGGGCCGGGACGCCGCTGGCAGCACATCGGCACGGCGCGGGGGGAAGCGGGTGGGGCGCTGGTAGTGGACGATTACGCCCACAACGCCACCAAAGTCGCCGCCGCCGTACAAGCGGCCCGTCAAACCGGGAGGCGCGTGCGGGTGGTGTTTCAGCCTCACCGCTACCTGCGAACCCAGCAGTCTTGGCCCCGCTTGGCCGACGCCCTGATGGACGCTGATGAAGTGCTGCTGCTCGATATTGCCGCCGCTTCCGAAGACCCGATAGAAGGCATTCACGCCACGCTGATTTCGGGCCGAATGACGGACAACGGACACGGCGGCGTAACGTACATGCCAGACCGGGCCGAAGTTGTGCGCTACGTGCGCGAGTCGGCCCAGCCTGCCGACATCATCGTGACGATGGGCGCGGGCGATGTGTGGAAGCTGGCCCGTGAAGTGGTAGCGCTGGACTCGGCTGAGGTGAGTGCGTGA
- a CDS encoding pyridoxal phosphate-dependent aminotransferase, with amino-acid sequence MTTAAPFRLSGRAQSLKPSSTVAVTTRALELRRAGIDVISMSVGEPDFDTPAHIKAAAVAAIESGKTKYTGVNGIPELREAISAKFARENGLSYAPDAVTVTSGGKQALFNAFFALLNPGDEVLIPAPYWVSYPEMVAFTGAVPVAVPTTPETGFMLDPAEVEARITPRTRMIILNSPGNPTGAVFPPDVLRAVADLAVRHGLMIVTDEMYEHLVYDAEQVSIGTYAPDHTLTINGASKAYAMTGWRIGYAGGPKAVIAAMNAIQSQSTSNASSISQYAALAALEQHEATTEFIGMARTAYRQRRDAIVSGLNALGLPTPTPQGAFYVMADTTRLHPDELEAARLILDEGRVAVVPGTDFGAPGQVRLSYATSLEQIGEVLWRIGGVLEGQGTD; translated from the coding sequence ATGACCACTGCCGCCCCGTTTCGCCTGTCCGGACGCGCCCAAAGCCTCAAGCCTTCCTCGACGGTGGCCGTCACCACCCGCGCCCTAGAACTGCGGCGGGCGGGCATAGACGTGATCAGCATGAGCGTGGGCGAGCCGGATTTCGATACACCCGCGCACATCAAGGCGGCGGCTGTTGCAGCGATCGAATCAGGCAAAACCAAGTACACAGGCGTGAACGGCATCCCCGAACTGCGCGAGGCCATCAGCGCCAAGTTTGCGCGGGAAAATGGCCTGAGCTACGCGCCCGACGCCGTGACCGTGACCAGTGGCGGCAAACAGGCCCTCTTCAATGCCTTTTTCGCCCTGCTGAATCCCGGCGACGAGGTGCTGATTCCCGCGCCGTACTGGGTCAGTTACCCGGAAATGGTGGCGTTTACCGGGGCGGTTCCGGTGGCAGTGCCCACCACGCCAGAAACGGGGTTCATGCTCGATCCGGCAGAGGTGGAAGCCCGGATTACGCCGCGCACCCGCATGATTATTCTGAACAGCCCCGGCAACCCCACTGGCGCAGTGTTTCCGCCCGATGTGCTGCGGGCGGTGGCAGACCTCGCGGTGCGGCACGGCCTGATGATCGTGACCGACGAAATGTATGAGCATCTGGTGTACGACGCCGAGCAGGTCAGCATCGGCACGTATGCCCCCGATCACACGCTGACCATCAACGGGGCAAGCAAGGCCTATGCCATGACGGGCTGGCGCATCGGCTATGCAGGCGGGCCAAAAGCGGTGATTGCCGCCATGAACGCCATTCAGTCTCAAAGCACGAGCAATGCCAGCAGCATCAGCCAATATGCTGCCCTCGCCGCGCTGGAGCAGCATGAAGCGACGACGGAATTTATCGGGATGGCCCGCACCGCCTACCGCCAACGCCGCGACGCCATCGTGTCTGGCCTGAATGCGCTAGGGCTGCCCACGCCCACGCCGCAGGGGGCTTTTTACGTGATGGCCGATACCACCCGGCTGCACCCGGACGAGTTGGAAGCCGCCCGCCTGATTCTGGATGAAGGCCGCGTGGCCGTGGTTCCCGGCACCGATTTCGGCGCTCCGGGGCAAGTGCGCCTCAGTTACGCCACCAGTTTGGAGCAGATCGGGGAAGTGCTGTGGCGGATCGGCGGGGTGCTGGAAGGGCAGGGTACAGACTAG
- the uvrA gene encoding excinuclease ABC subunit UvrA, whose product MQNLIVRGAREHNLKNVTVELPRDQFIVITGVSGSGKSTLAFDTIYAEGQRRYVESLSAYARQFLGLMEKPDVDGIEGLSPAISIDQKTTSHNPRSTVGTVTEIHDYLRLLYARIGTPYCPVCGRKIEKQSPSEITDRLLSGYEDARAILLAPVVRGRKGEYRKLFGDLRREGYARVRVDGTLYELDEAEKLKLEKFEKHDVDVVIDRVTLRGSDRTRIAESVELGLRRGEGLLRVLMPEGGPDGESAEELYSEKFACPEHGSVLEELEPRSFSFNSPYGACGDCAGLGHKNEFSPDLVIDEKLSIAEGAILPWSKKGTGGGVYYWDKLKALSEHMEFDLKAPWRDLPEAAKTAILNGPGEPFEVIYRRAGKETMRFMTEFEGVITNLERRFADTESDFMREKLEEMMELRPCPTCAGTRYKPEILAVRVGSLNISQTSGMSVLDADAFFARLQEGTLDHDAVGAHLAGHLGGTAKAHAPARYDYKLNVFGEAVAAPILKAIRTRLKFLVDVGLDYLSLDRTANTLSGGEAQRIRLATQVGSGLTGVLYVLDEPSIGLHPKDNHRLIGTLKHLRDLGNTLLVVEHDEDTMMEADYLVDMGPGAGVHGGEIVAVGTPAEVRDNPHSLTGKYLRGELKIEIPAERRRGNGKRLKVIGAREHNLQNVSIDIPLGTMTVMTGPSGSGKSTLIHDILHATLARELNGAKTSPGRYDQIEGMEHLDKVIEIDQSPIGRTPRSNPATYTGVFTEVRDLFTRTPESRRRGYQAGRFSFNVKGGRCEHCKGDGVMKIEMNFLPDIYVPCEVCKGARYNRETLEVKYNGKTISDVLNLTVEDAREFFEAIPAIERKMQLLCDVGLGYMRIGQPSTTLSGGEAQRIKLASELSKRATGKTIYILDEPTTGLHFEDVRKLMEVLQRLVEGGNTLLIIEHNLDVMKCADHIIDLGPEGGVRGGLVVATGTPEQLAAHATSHTGAYLRRVPGITPAGEVDAPADAAAKPATKATPKKAAAKAKVPVVAEDDVQEPERELVAAAPARKGRPKKSDL is encoded by the coding sequence TTGCAGAACCTGATTGTTCGTGGTGCGCGGGAACACAACCTCAAAAACGTGACGGTAGAGCTTCCCCGTGACCAATTCATCGTGATTACGGGCGTGTCGGGCAGCGGCAAAAGTACGCTGGCCTTCGACACTATTTATGCCGAGGGCCAGCGCCGCTACGTGGAATCGCTGAGTGCCTATGCCCGCCAGTTCCTTGGCCTGATGGAAAAGCCGGATGTGGACGGCATCGAGGGATTGTCTCCGGCCATCTCTATTGACCAGAAGACCACCAGCCACAACCCCCGCAGCACGGTGGGCACGGTCACCGAAATTCACGACTATTTGCGCCTGTTGTACGCCCGCATCGGCACGCCGTATTGCCCGGTCTGCGGGCGCAAAATTGAAAAACAGAGTCCCAGCGAAATTACAGACCGCCTGCTGAGCGGCTACGAGGACGCCCGCGCGATTTTGCTGGCTCCCGTGGTGCGCGGACGCAAGGGCGAATACCGCAAGCTGTTCGGCGATTTGCGGCGCGAAGGGTACGCACGGGTGCGGGTAGACGGCACGCTGTATGAACTGGACGAAGCCGAAAAGCTGAAACTGGAGAAGTTTGAAAAGCATGATGTGGACGTGGTGATTGACCGCGTGACCCTGCGCGGCAGTGACCGCACCCGCATTGCCGAGAGCGTGGAACTCGGCCTGCGCCGGGGCGAGGGCCTGCTGCGTGTGCTGATGCCCGAAGGCGGCCCGGACGGAGAAAGTGCCGAAGAACTGTATTCCGAAAAGTTTGCCTGCCCGGAACACGGCAGCGTCTTGGAAGAACTCGAACCGCGCTCCTTCTCGTTCAACTCGCCGTATGGCGCGTGCGGCGACTGCGCGGGGCTGGGCCACAAAAACGAATTTTCGCCCGACTTGGTGATAGACGAAAAGCTGAGCATCGCCGAGGGCGCGATTCTGCCTTGGTCTAAGAAGGGCACGGGCGGCGGCGTGTACTACTGGGACAAACTGAAAGCGCTATCGGAGCACATGGAGTTTGACCTGAAAGCGCCTTGGCGCGACCTGCCCGAAGCCGCCAAAACCGCCATTCTGAACGGCCCCGGCGAACCGTTCGAGGTGATCTACCGGCGGGCGGGCAAAGAAACCATGCGCTTTATGACCGAATTCGAGGGCGTGATTACCAATCTGGAGCGCCGGTTTGCCGATACCGAATCGGACTTCATGCGAGAAAAGCTGGAAGAAATGATGGAGCTTCGGCCTTGCCCGACCTGCGCTGGCACGCGGTACAAGCCCGAAATCTTGGCGGTGCGCGTAGGCAGCCTCAACATTTCGCAGACCAGCGGCATGAGTGTGCTGGACGCCGACGCCTTTTTTGCGCGGCTACAAGAAGGCACGCTGGATCATGACGCGGTTGGGGCGCACCTTGCAGGACACCTCGGCGGCACGGCCAAAGCGCACGCCCCGGCCCGCTACGACTACAAGCTGAATGTGTTTGGCGAAGCCGTAGCCGCCCCGATTCTGAAGGCCATTCGCACCCGCCTGAAGTTTTTGGTGGATGTGGGATTGGATTACCTGAGCCTGGATCGTACCGCGAACACCCTGAGTGGCGGCGAGGCGCAGCGGATTCGGCTGGCGACCCAAGTCGGCTCGGGCCTGACCGGGGTGCTGTACGTGCTGGACGAACCCTCCATCGGGCTGCATCCCAAAGACAACCACCGCCTGATCGGAACCCTCAAGCATCTGCGCGACCTCGGCAACACGTTGCTGGTGGTAGAGCACGACGAAGACACCATGATGGAAGCCGACTATCTGGTGGATATGGGGCCGGGTGCGGGCGTTCACGGCGGCGAAATCGTGGCGGTGGGTACGCCCGCCGAGGTGCGGGACAACCCCCACAGCCTCACCGGAAAATACCTGCGCGGCGAACTGAAAATCGAGATTCCGGCAGAGCGGCGGCGCGGCAACGGCAAGCGCCTGAAGGTGATTGGGGCGCGGGAACATAACCTGCAAAACGTGAGCATCGACATTCCGCTGGGCACCATGACCGTCATGACCGGCCCCAGCGGCAGTGGCAAATCCACCCTGATTCACGACATTCTGCACGCCACCCTCGCCCGCGAACTGAACGGCGCGAAGACCAGTCCGGGCCGTTATGACCAAATTGAGGGCATGGAGCATCTGGACAAGGTCATCGAGATCGACCAGTCTCCGATTGGCCGCACGCCACGCTCCAACCCAGCCACCTACACGGGCGTGTTTACCGAGGTGCGCGACCTGTTTACCCGCACGCCCGAATCGCGTCGGCGCGGGTATCAGGCGGGGCGCTTCAGCTTTAACGTGAAGGGTGGGCGCTGCGAACACTGCAAGGGCGACGGCGTGATGAAGATCGAAATGAACTTCCTGCCCGACATTTATGTGCCCTGCGAAGTCTGCAAGGGTGCGCGTTACAACCGCGAAACGCTGGAAGTGAAGTACAACGGCAAGACCATCAGCGACGTGCTGAACCTGACCGTCGAGGACGCCCGCGAGTTCTTCGAGGCCATTCCCGCCATCGAGCGCAAGATGCAACTGCTGTGCGACGTGGGCCTCGGCTACATGCGCATCGGGCAGCCCAGCACCACGCTGTCGGGCGGCGAGGCGCAGCGCATTAAGCTGGCGTCGGAACTGAGCAAGCGGGCCACCGGGAAGACCATCTACATTCTGGACGAACCCACCACCGGCCTGCACTTCGAAGACGTGCGGAAGCTGATGGAGGTGCTGCAGCGGCTCGTGGAAGGCGGCAACACGCTGCTGATCATTGAGCACAACTTGGACGTGATGAAGTGCGCCGACCACATCATCGACTTGGGGCCGGAAGGCGGCGTGCGCGGCGGACTCGTGGTAGCAACCGGAACACCAGAGCAGTTGGCCGCCCACGCCACATCGCATACAGGGGCGTACTTGCGGCGCGTTCCGGGCATTACGCCTGCCGGAGAAGTAGACGCCCCAGCAGACGCAGCGGCCAAGCCTGCGACCAAAGCAACACCTAAAAAAGCCGCTGCCAAAGCGAAAGTCCCAGTCGTTGCAGAAGATGACGTGCAGGAGCCGGAGCGTGAACTGGTGGCCGCCGCGCCTGCCCGCAAAGGCCGACCCAAAAAGAGTGATCTGTGA
- a CDS encoding AIM24 family protein: MTNMTPGADGSYNLRDFLVQTAERDNPGDVFELESSKMLEARVDGRIWSKLGAMIAYKGNLNFKREGTLEGGLMKALKRAVSQEMSPLAKIEGRGVVYLADQGKEVSILRLQGDTLNVSGNDLLAFEDSVKYDITMHRRIAGMAAGGLFSVKVQGHGLVAILSHGKPLTLRVTPNEPLFTDPNATVAWSGNLTPQLRVDSSLRSIFGRGGGETYQMVFQGDGFVVVQPYEEFEQGVGGESKGGGISDLFD, encoded by the coding sequence ATGACCAACATGACCCCCGGTGCCGATGGCAGCTACAACCTCCGTGACTTTTTGGTGCAGACCGCCGAGCGCGACAATCCCGGCGACGTGTTTGAGCTGGAAAGCAGCAAGATGCTCGAAGCCCGCGTGGATGGCCGCATCTGGAGCAAGTTGGGCGCGATGATCGCCTACAAGGGCAATCTGAATTTCAAACGCGAGGGCACGCTAGAGGGCGGCCTGATGAAAGCCCTGAAACGCGCCGTGAGTCAGGAGATGAGTCCGCTCGCCAAAATCGAGGGGCGCGGCGTGGTGTATCTGGCCGATCAGGGCAAAGAAGTCAGTATTTTGCGGCTGCAAGGCGACACCCTGAACGTCAGCGGCAATGACCTGCTGGCTTTCGAGGACAGCGTGAAATACGACATCACCATGCACCGCCGGATCGCGGGTATGGCGGCGGGCGGCCTGTTCAGCGTGAAGGTGCAGGGGCACGGACTGGTGGCCATCCTCAGTCACGGCAAGCCGCTAACCCTGCGCGTGACGCCCAACGAACCCCTGTTTACCGATCCCAACGCCACCGTTGCATGGAGCGGCAACCTGACGCCCCAACTGCGCGTGGATTCCAGCCTGCGCTCTATTTTTGGGCGCGGCGGCGGCGAAACGTATCAGATGGTGTTTCAGGGCGACGGCTTCGTGGTGGTGCAGCCCTACGAGGAATTTGAGCAGGGTGTGGGCGGCGAGAGCAAGGGGGGCGGGATCAGCGACTTGTTTGACTGA
- the murG gene encoding undecaprenyldiphospho-muramoylpentapeptide beta-N-acetylglucosaminyltransferase — protein sequence MSLIVMATGGTGGHIYPAVATARALMARGHTALILGQRDGMEERVAAEQGLPFEGVDAGKLARSGQGRPDPRELLKAGQGLAQARAVLSRLKPVVVVGYGGFASLPGVLAAQSLGLPTVLHEQNARLGLTQRLAVYRAKAVGTAYERVIGLPLAKATMVGMPTRETRMSRADALAQLGLQDGPLTLLVMGGSQGSLALNNAVPDTLRHVLGEEGLLGAGAGGGISQMSTPVSTGARGELRAGGVLTQIDLDFTGLPSSNSPVLNDSPAVQVIHSTGPRWLGEVAPRVQDLGWYHPTGYVDAVAAWSAADLAITRAGTGTLAEAAFHGVPVIMIPLPESAENHQYHNAAAVQAAGAGRMVEQHRVGEALGDAVLECAASGTRTAMRAAALSRSPVGAADRFADLIERHLK from the coding sequence GTGAGTTTGATAGTCATGGCAACGGGCGGCACGGGCGGGCACATTTACCCGGCGGTGGCGACGGCACGGGCGTTAATGGCGCGGGGGCACACGGCGCTGATCTTGGGGCAGCGGGACGGCATGGAGGAGCGCGTGGCCGCCGAACAAGGCTTGCCGTTCGAGGGTGTGGACGCCGGAAAACTGGCCCGCAGTGGGCAAGGCCGCCCCGATCCCCGCGAACTGCTGAAGGCTGGGCAGGGATTGGCACAGGCGCGGGCTGTCTTGAGCCGCCTCAAACCCGTCGTGGTGGTGGGTTACGGCGGGTTTGCCAGCTTGCCCGGAGTGTTGGCTGCCCAAAGCTTGGGCCTTCCTACCGTGCTGCACGAACAAAATGCGCGGCTGGGGCTGACGCAACGGTTGGCGGTGTACCGGGCCAAAGCGGTGGGAACCGCCTACGAGCGTGTGATCGGATTGCCGCTCGCCAAAGCCACGATGGTCGGCATGCCCACCCGCGAAACCCGCATGAGCCGCGCCGACGCTCTGGCCCAGTTGGGTTTGCAAGACGGCCCGCTGACCTTGCTGGTCATGGGCGGTTCTCAGGGATCGTTGGCCCTCAACAATGCCGTGCCCGACACGTTGCGGCATGTATTGGGCGAAGAGGGTCTCTTGGGCGCGGGCGCGGGCGGCGGCATCTCTCAGATGAGTACGCCCGTGAGTACGGGGGCCAGAGGAGAACTGCGGGCCGGGGGCGTGCTGACCCAGATCGATCTGGATTTTACCGGGCTGCCTTCTTCAAACAGTCCTGTCCTGAACGACAGCCCCGCCGTACAGGTCATTCATTCCACCGGGCCGCGCTGGCTGGGCGAAGTGGCCCCCCGCGTGCAGGACTTGGGCTGGTATCACCCAACCGGGTACGTGGACGCGGTGGCAGCGTGGTCTGCGGCAGATTTGGCGATCACGCGTGCGGGCACAGGCACGCTGGCCGAAGCCGCCTTTCACGGCGTACCCGTGATCATGATTCCTCTGCCCGAATCGGCAGAAAACCACCAATACCACAACGCGGCGGCGGTGCAGGCAGCGGGCGCGGGCCGAATGGTCGAGCAGCACCGCGTGGGCGAGGCTCTGGGGGATGCGGTGTTAGAGTGTGCGGCGTCAGGCACGCGAACCGCCATGCGGGCGGCGGCCCTGTCGCGCTCTCCTGTGGGGGCCGCAGACCGCTTTGCAGACCTGATCGAGCGGCATCTCAAGTAG